Within the Pseudomonas oryzae genome, the region TGCCCCGGCATGCGCCCGGCGACCGGGTGGATGGCGTACTTCACCGTCACCCCGCGATGGGTCAGCTTCTCGGTCAGCTCCATCAGCGCGTGCTGGGCACGCGCCACCGCCAGACCATAGCCGGGGACGATGATCACGCTGTCGGCGTTGCCGAGCAGGAACGCGGCGTCGTCGGCCGAGCCGCTCTTCACCGGGCGCTGCTCCTGGCCGCCGGTCACGGTCGCGCCGGCTTCGGCGCCGAAGCCGCCGAGGATCACGTTGAAGAACGAGCGGTTCATCGCCTTGCACATGATGTAGGAGAGGATCGCACCGCTCGAACCCACCAGCGAACCGGCGACGATCAGCATCGAGTTGTTCAGCGAGAAGCCGATGCCGGCGGCTGCCCAGCCCGAGTAGCTGTTGAGCATCGACACCACCACCGGCATGTCGGCGCCGCCGATCGGGATGATGATCAGCACGCCGATGACGAAGGCCAGCGCCACCAGCACGGCGAAGGCGGTCAGGTCACCGCTGAAGGTGAAGGCCAGACCGAGGCCGACGATGGTCAGGCCGAAGGCCAGGTTCAGCCAGTGCTGGCCGGCGAAGGTCACCGGGGCGCCCTGGAACAGGCGGAACTTGTATTTACCGGACAGCTTGCCGAAGGCGATCACCGAACCGGAGAAGGTGATCGCGCCGATGGCCGCGCCGAGGAACAGCTCCAGGCGGTTGCCCGCCGGGATCGGCTCGCCGAGGGCGGCGACGATGCCCAGCGACTGCGGCTCGACCACGGCCGCCACGGCGATGAATACCGCGGCCAGGCCGATCATGCTGTGCATGAAGGCGACCAGCTCGGGCATCTTGGTCATCTCCACGCGCTTGGCCATGATGGTGCCGGCCGTGCCGCCGAGCAGCAGGCCGAGGACCACGTAGCCGATGCCGGCGCCTTCGCCCATCTGCGCGCCGAGCTTGTAGATCAGGCCGACGGTGGTGAGCACGGCGATGGCCATGCCGACCATGCCGAACAGGTTGCCCCGGCGCGAGCTGGTCGGGTGCGAGAGGCCCTTGAGCGCCTGGATGAAGCACACCGAGGCGACCAGGTAGAGGGCGGTGATCAGGTTCATGCTCATCTCAGTGCGCCTCCGCCTTGGCCGGCTTGTCTTTCTTCTTGAACATTTCCAGCATGCGCCGGGTGACCAGGAAGCCGCCGAACACGTTGACCGCGGCCAGCGCCACGGCCAGGGTGCCCATGGTCTTGCCCAGGCCGGTTTCGGTCAGCGCGGCGGCCAGCATGGCGCCGACGATGACGATGGCGGAGATGGCGTTGGTGACCGCCATCAGCGGGGTGTGCAGCGCGGGGGTGACGTTCCACACCACGTGGTAGCCGACGTAGATCGCCAGCACGAAGATGATCAGGTTGTAGAGACCGTCGGAGATCGGGTCCATGGGGGTAATCCTGTAATGGGGGTCGCAGAGGGTGGGAGCGATCAGGCCGCGTTGCGGCGGACCTGCTGGCCGCCTTCGCACATCAGGCAGGCGGCGACGATGTCGTCTTCGCGGTTGAGCTGGAACTGGCCGTCCTTGTCGAGGACCAGCTTGAGGAAGTCCAGCAGGTTGCGCGCGTACAGGGCCGAGGCGTCCGCCGCCACCAGCGCCGGCAGATTGCTGTGGCCGACGATGGTCACGCCGTGCTTGACCACCACCTGATCGACTTCGGTCAGCGGGCAGTTGCCGCCCTGGGCGGCGGCCAGGTCGATGACCACCGAGCCGGGCTTCATCGCCGCCACCGTGGCCTCGTGCAGCAGGGTCGGCGCCAGACGGCCGGGGATCAGCGCGGTGGTGATGACGATGTCGGCCTGCCTGGCGCGCTCGTGCACGGCCTTGGCCTGGCGCTCCATCCAGGATTTCGGCATCGGCCGCGCGTAGCCGCCGATGCCCTGGGCGCACTCGCGCTCTTCATCCGTTTCGTAGGGCACGTCGACGAACTTGGCGCCGAGCGATTCCACCTGCTCCTTGACCGCCGGACGCACGTCCGAGGCCTCGATCACCGCGCCCAGGCGCTTGGCGGTGGCGATCGCCTGCAGGCCGGCGACGCCGGCGCCGAGTACCAGCACGCGGGCGGCCTTCACCGTACCGGCGGCGGTCATCAGCATCGGCATGAAGCGCGGGTAGTGGTTGGCGGCGAGCATCACCGCCTTGTAGCCGGCGATGTTGGCCTGCGACGACAGCACGTCGAGGCTCTGCGCGCGCGAGGTGCGCGGCGCGGCCTCG harbors:
- a CDS encoding Re/Si-specific NAD(P)(+) transhydrogenase subunit alpha; translated protein: MQIGIPLETHAGETRVAATPETVKKLVGQGHQVVVQSGAGIQASVPDDAYVAAGARIGSAAEAFGAGLVLKVVAPDASELQLMQPGAVLVGMLNPFDDANLARMAARGITAFALEAAPRTSRAQSLDVLSSQANIAGYKAVMLAANHYPRFMPMLMTAAGTVKAARVLVLGAGVAGLQAIATAKRLGAVIEASDVRPAVKEQVESLGAKFVDVPYETDEERECAQGIGGYARPMPKSWMERQAKAVHERARQADIVITTALIPGRLAPTLLHEATVAAMKPGSVVIDLAAAQGGNCPLTEVDQVVVKHGVTIVGHSNLPALVAADASALYARNLLDFLKLVLDKDGQFQLNREDDIVAACLMCEGGQQVRRNAA
- a CDS encoding NAD(P)(+) transhydrogenase (Re/Si-specific) subunit beta; the encoded protein is MSMNLITALYLVASVCFIQALKGLSHPTSSRRGNLFGMVGMAIAVLTTVGLIYKLGAQMGEGAGIGYVVLGLLLGGTAGTIMAKRVEMTKMPELVAFMHSMIGLAAVFIAVAAVVEPQSLGIVAALGEPIPAGNRLELFLGAAIGAITFSGSVIAFGKLSGKYKFRLFQGAPVTFAGQHWLNLAFGLTIVGLGLAFTFSGDLTAFAVLVALAFVIGVLIIIPIGGADMPVVVSMLNSYSGWAAAGIGFSLNNSMLIVAGSLVGSSGAILSYIMCKAMNRSFFNVILGGFGAEAGATVTGGQEQRPVKSGSADDAAFLLGNADSVIIVPGYGLAVARAQHALMELTEKLTHRGVTVKYAIHPVAGRMPGHMNVLLAEAEVPYEQVHEMEDINPEFGQADVVLVLGANDVVNPAAKTDPKSPIAGMPILDAYKARTVIVNKRSMASGYAGLDNELFYMDKTMMVFGDAKKVVEDMVKAVD
- a CDS encoding NAD(P) transhydrogenase subunit alpha gives rise to the protein MDPISDGLYNLIIFVLAIYVGYHVVWNVTPALHTPLMAVTNAISAIVIVGAMLAAALTETGLGKTMGTLAVALAAVNVFGGFLVTRRMLEMFKKKDKPAKAEAH